DNA sequence from the bacterium genome:
CGGGCCTGCCGGCCGGCGAGCGCTACGACGACGTGCTGCCGCGCGACTACTGGGAGCCGGCGGCGCGGGCCGCGAAGCTGGCGGCGCTCGGCGTCGACGAGGCGGTCCTCTTTCCCAACTACGGCCTGCTCTGGGAGCGCGCGTTGCACGCCTCGCTGCCGGCGCTGCGCGGCAACATGGCGGCGTGGAACCGCTGGTGCGCCGCGGTGGCGCGCGACGGCGGCGGCGCGCTGCACCCGGTCGGCCACTGCACGCTGCGCGATCCCGACTGGCTCGAGCGCGAGCTGGCGGCGTTGGCGCGCGCCGGCGTGCGCCTGGCGATGATCGCCCCCTCGCTGGTCGACGGCCGTCCGCTCTCGCATCCCAGCCACGACCGCCTGTGGGCGGCCTTCTGCCGCCACGGCGTGACGCCGGTCTTTCACGTCGCCGACCAGCCGCGCCCCTTCGCCGATGCCTGGTACACCGACCAGGGCACCGCCTTCGTGCCGGCGCTCGAAGCCGTCTTCCTGCACGTTCCGCCGGCGCTCGGCTGCGCCGACCTCATCCTGAACGGCGTCCTGGAACGCTTTCCCGACCTGCGCCTCGGCATCGTCGAGCTGTCCGCGATGTGGGTGCCCATGTTCCTGATGATGCTCGACGGCGCCTGGGCCTTCACCCGCCAGATCAGCGGTCTGCGCGCCGACGCCCTGCCGCTGCAGCCGAGCGACTACTTCCGCCGCCAGGTGCGGGTCTCGTCGTTCGCCTACGAGATGCCGTCGCGCGTCGTCGAGCAGCTCGGCGGCAACGACCTGCTCATGTGCTGCTCCGACTACCCGCACTCCGAGGGCACCGCCACCCCGCTCGCCGACTACGCCGCCTTCGGTCTCGACGCCACCGGCGCCACCGCGCCGGCGTTCTTCGCCGGCAACGCCGACTTCCTGCTCCGCCGCTGATCCCGCCTGGCAAGCCCGCCGCGTCCGGTCTACGTAGGGAAGGGCGATGAACGGGCACAACAAGACCGAAGCGTGGATCTTCGATGCCAGCGGCACGCCGCGGCACGGCTGGCTGGAGATCGTCGAGGACGGCGGCGAGCTGCGGCCCGCCGACCGCGGCTGGCAGCGGGTGAGCGGCTATCCGCTCGAAGGCGGCGCGGCGCGGCTGGCGCTGTGGGCCGACCAGCGCGACAAGTACGTGCTGCGCCTCGACCTCGGCAGCATCCAGCGCTGGCTGATCTGCGAGCGCTTCCCCGCCCTGCTCCACGCCGCCGGCTCGTTGAGCGCCCTCATCCAGCTCGGCCGCGCCTGACCGCCCGCCGCGGGGCGGGTCGGTGGGGTCGTTCCCGAGCGGCCCGGGCGGGCGGCGCTCAGTGCACGGTCGCCGCCGCCTCGCGCGCCGCCGGCACCGCCGCGGCGCGCGGCAGGGTGAAGCGGAAGGTGGTGCCGCGCTCCGGGTTGGGCGTCGCCCACAGCAGCCCGCCGTGGCTCTCGATGATCGATCGGCTGATCGCCAGCCCCATGCCGAGGCCCGCCGGCTTGGTGGAGAAGAAGGGATCGAAGATGCGCGGCGCGAGCGCGCCGAGGCCGCACCCCGGATCGGCGACGGCGACCTCGAGCTGTCCGGCGGCGTCGGCCCCGATCGAGACCGTGATCCGATCGCCGTCCGCCGCCGCCGTCACCGCCTCGAGCGCGTTCAGCAGCAGGTTGACGATCACCTGTTCGATCTGGATGGCGTCCACCGACGCGAACCATTCGCCGCGCGGCGCGGCGATGGCGATCGGCAGCCTGGCGCGCGCCGACTCCGCCGCCACGGTGTGCGCGGCCTGCGCCACCAACGCGGCAACGTCGACGATCTCGCGCTGCGGCGGCCGTTTGGCGACATAGGAGCGGATGCGGCGGACGATCTCGCCCGCCCGCAGGCCCTGCGCCGCGATCAGCTCGAGCCCCTGCAGCAGCTTGGCGCGCTCGTCGCGGCCGCTGCGCACGTAACGGGCGCAGGCGCTGGCGTAGTTGACCATCGCCGCCAGCGGCTGCGTCAGCTCGTGCGCCATCTCGGCCGCCATCTCCCCCATGCTGCTGAGGCGCAGCACGTGCGCCAGCTCCGCCTGCTGCTCGCGCCGCTCCTCCTCGAGCCGCTTGCGCTGGCTGATGTCGCGCAGGATGGCCTCGAAGCCGATCACCGCGCCGCTGCCGTCGCGCAGCGTCGAGCCGGAGATGGACACGGTGAGCTCCGTGCCGTCGCGCCGGCGCCAGCGCATCTCGACGTCGCCCAGCGGGTCGCGGCTGTCGATCAGCGCGCGGCCGCGCTCGACGTCGGTCGGCGCGAACAGCGCCGCGGCATTGGTCCCGAGGAGCTCGTGCGGCTGGTAGCCGAACCTGGTCACCGACGGGCTGATCATCTCGATGCGACCGCTCGTGTCGACCCGCAGGTACACGTCCTGGATGCGCTCGAAGATGCCGCGGAAGCGCCGCTCGCTCTCGCTCGCCCGTGCCGTCGCCGCCCGCAGTTGCGCCTTCTGCCGCCGATCGCGCGCCCGCCGCTGCTCGGCGCGCAGCCGCGCCTCGTCATTGGCGCGGTGGATGAACAGCGCCACCGGGGTGGCGACCAGGAAGATCGGCAGATACTCGTTCACCCAGGGGCTGCCCGAGAGCACGTGGCCGGCGAGCCACCCGAGGTCGACGGCGGCGATGAGCGGGTACGCCCACGCCGCCGAGACGCACAGGTAGCCGACGGCCAGGATGACCAGCGCCAGGAAGCCGATCTGGCTGTCGTCGCCGATCAGCGCCCACCCGAGCAGCACGCGGACGACGAGGACGGCGAGCGCCAGACCGAGCGCCAGGTGGGCGCGGCGGTGCGGCAGACGGCGGCGGGCCTGCGCGCGGCGCAGCCACAGCATGGCGCACATCGCCACGAGGGTGACCGCGAACAACACGCCGCCGCGTGGCAGGCCAGCGCGCAGCAGCGGCAGCGGCGCGGTGACGGCGTAGGTAGCCGCCAACCCGCCGGCGACGTTCCACGCCATCCGATAGGCGGCGGCGCGGTGGATCGCCGCCCGTCGCAGCGGCGACAGCTCGGTCGCCTCGTCTTTCTTCGCTCCGCCCGTCGACATCGCGTGCGGGCGCCCGGCGCCCGCTCCAGATGGCGACCACTACACAGCAAATCGCCACTCGTTGCCAGCGCGGAAGCGGGCGAGGCCGCGCCCACGGAGGACGCGGGGCGGCCTTGCTCGCCGCGCCTCGCATGCGAAAGGAAGGGCAGACATGGGCGTACCCGAGGGGCTCCCGATCGAGGGATTCTGCGACCCCGCCTTCGCCGCGGTGCGCGACGAATTCGTCGCCAACTTCACGGCCCGCGGCGACGTCGGCGCCGCGGTCGCCATCACCGTCGGCGGCCGGCCGGTGGTGGACCTCTGGGGCGGCTGGTTGGACGGCGCGCGCCGCCACCCCTGGCAGCGCGACACGCTGGTCAACGTCTTCTCGGTCAGCAAGGCGCTGAGCACGCTCTGCGCGCTGCAACTCGTGGAACGCGGCCTGCTCGACCTCGACGCGCCGATCGCCCGCTGCTGGCCGGCGTTCGCCAACGCCGGCAAGGAGTCGATCACCCTGCGCCAGGTGCTCAGCCACCGCGCCGGCCTGCCGGCCCTGCGCGCGCCGCTGCCCGACGGCGCGATGCTCGACTGGCCGCGCATGACGGCGGCGCTGGAGACCGAGGCGCCGTGGTGGACGCCAGGGACGGCGCACGGCTACCACGTCAACACCTTCGGCTTCCTGGTCGGCGAGGTGGTGCGCCGCGCCAGCGGCGACACGCTCGGCGCCTGGCTGCGCGCCCACGTCGCGGCGCCGCTCGGCGCCGACGTGCACGTCGGCCTGCCGGCCGCCGAGCATCCCCGGGTGGCCGAGTTCCTTTGGCCGGACGGGCTGCGGCCGCCGCGGCCCGAGCGGTTCGCCGACGAGGACGAGCGCATGCGCTGGAACACCTACTGGAACCCGCCCGGCCTCTCCGGCGCCGGCTGGGTGAACCGCGCCGAGTGGCGACAGGCCGAGCTGCCGTCGACCAACGGCCATGCCACCGCCCGCGGCATCGCCCGCGTCTACGCGGCGCTCGCCGCCGGCGGCGCGCTCGCCGGCGTGCGCGTGCTGGCGCCGGCACTGCTCGAAGCGGCGCGGCGCGAGCACAGCAATGGCCCCGATCGCATCCTGCAGCGGCCGTCGCGCTTCGGCATCGGCTTCCAGCTCACCCAGCCGGAACGGCCGCTCGGCCCCAACCCGGGCGCCTTCGGCCACTTCGGCACCGGCGGCTCGGTCGGCTTCTGCGACCCCGAGGCCGGCGTCGCCTTCGCCTACGTCATGAACGATCTCGGCCCGCGCTGGCAGAACCCGCGCAACCGCGCCCTGATGGACGCGCTGTACGACTGCCTGTGAGCCGGCGGCGGGCTTTGCCATTGTTGGCCTTGATGCGACAAAAGACTTTCACCACGGAGGCACGGAGACACGGAGAGTACTGATCTCGAAGCCCGCCCAGTGGTCCTCCCAAAGTTCATTGGAAATGGAGTGAGAAGAGGCCCCGCGCCTTCGCTATGGCACCGAGCCCTCCGTGTCTCCGTGCCTCCGTGGTGAGGAGTTTTCTGTCTCATCAAGTCTAACAACCTGGGGCTGCCTCGCGGGAGCAGCGAATTCTTGGGCAAGGCCCCGGCGGCGGCCGCGAACCGCCCCACTCCCGCGACCGGTTTGGCGGAGCCCCGGCTGGCAACACACGTCGCGGCCGGCCAGGATCGGGTCATGCGCCGCCGACTTCGCCTGCTCGCCGCCGCGATGCTGCTGGCGGCGTCCGCCTGCGGTGACGGGACGTTGATCATCAGCTTCAACAGCGGCGTCATCGCCGGCCCGCCGCTGTGCCACGGCCCCGGCGGGCAGTTCGATCTGCGTCAGGCGGGCGGCCTGCAGGTGCTGGTGGTCATCACCAGCAGCACCACCATCATCCTCGCCAGCAGCGGCGGCGGCACCTGCGCCGATCTCGACGCCGGCCAACTGGTCGAGGTGCGCGGCCGCGACAGCGGCGGACAGATCGTCGCCTCCAGCATCACCGTCCGCTGAGGGCGGGCGCGGGCGCGGCTGCGCCGTTCGCGCCGGCCGGATGCGAGCGCGGCCCTACGCCTTGCTGATGCGGACCGCGGTGCGCTTGTACTCCGGGGTGTCGGTGCGGCGGTCGCGGTGCGGGCCGGTCAGCAGATTCACCCAGGTCGCCGGCTCGTTGAAGGTGGCGAAGAGCTCGCCCTCCCGCGGCGCGTCGTCGATGTGCAGCGGCAGCGTGGTGCTGCCGTAGCGACTGGCGATGCGCACCCGGTCGCCCTCGGCCAGCCCGTAGCGGGCGGCGTCCGGCGGCGAGATGTCGAGGCGGTCGCCGGGGCGGAGGACGCGGTTCGGCGTCCGCATGGTCATCGTGCCGGCGTTGAAGTGGTACAGCGAGCGGCCGGTGACCAGCAGCAGCGGATAGTCGGCCGACGTCTCCTCGGGCGACGGCCGATGCTCGATGCAGCGCAGCGCGGCGCGCGGCCCGGCGGTGAACGATTCGCCGTGCAGGCGCGCCGTGCCCGGATGCGCGGTGTCCGGACACGGCCACTGCAGCCCGCCGCCCTCGAGCCGCTCGTAGGTGATGCCGCGGCCGGCCGGCCAGACGGCGCGGACCTCCTCCCAGATCGCCGCCGCGGACGCGAACCCGAAGCCGTCGCCGCGACCGAGCGCCCGCGCCACGTCGCACAGCGGCGCCCAGTCCGGCCGCGCCTCGCCCGGCGGCGGCAGCACCTGGCGGACGCGCTGGATGCGCCGCTCCGCGTTCATGAACGTGCCGTCCTTCTCGAACGAGCAGGCCGACGGCAGCACGACGTGCGCGTAGGCGCGCGCCGTCTCGTTGAGGAAGATGTCCTGGACCACCAGCAGCTCGAGCGCCGCCAGGCTGCGGTGGCTGGCCGCGACGTCGGGATTGGTCGGCAGCACGTCGTACCCCATCGCCCACAACGCCTTCAGCTCGCCGCGCGCCGCCGCGTCCATCATCCCCGGCAGGCGCAGTCCGGGACGCGTCGGCAGCGGCGCGCCCCACGCCGCCGCGAAGCGCGGCGCCGCCTCGGCCAGGCGGGCGGAGCCGGTGAGCAGCGCCGGCTCGCACCCCATGTGCGCCGAGCCCTGGACGTTGTTCTGGCCGCGCAGCGGATTCACCCCGCTGCCGGGGCGGCCGACGTTGCCGGTGAGCAGCGCCAGGTTGGCGAGCGCGATCACCGCGTCGGTGCCCTGCACGTGCTCGGTCATGCCGAGGCCGTGGAAGGCGATGGCCGGCGTGTCGGCGGCGTAGCGGCGCGCCGCCTCGCGCAGCAGCGCCGGCGCCACGCCCGCCGCCGGCCCGACGTCCTCGGGGCGGAAGCGCAGCACGTGGGCGCGGAAGTCCTCCCAGCCGTCGACGCGCGCCCGCAGGAACGCCGCGTCGACCAACCCCGCCTCGACGATCGCGCACGCCAGGGCGTTGAGCACCGGCACGTTGGCGCCCGGGTGCAACGGCAGGTGCAGCGCGCCGGGCACGCGCGCCAGCTCGATGCGGCGCGGATCGATGACGATCAGGTTGGCGCCGGCGAGGGCGCGCTGGCGGATGCGGGCGCCGATCACCGGGTGGCCCTCGCTGGCGTTGGCGCCGCACACCAGGATGGTCCGCGCCAGCTCGATGTCGTCGAAGGCGCTGGTCGCCGCGCCGGTGCCGAAGACGTCGGCGAGGGCGGCGGCGGAGGGGGCATGGCAGACGCGGGCGCAGCAGTCGACGTTGTTGGTGCCGAGCGCGACGCGGGCGAACTTCTGGGCGACGTAGTTCTCCTCGTTGGTGGCGCGCGCCGAGCCGAGCACGCCGACCGCGTCGGCGCCGTGCCGGTCGACGATGGCGCGCAGGCGCGCCGCGGTGACGGCGATCGCCTCGGGCCAGGCGACGGCGCGCCAGCCCGCGTCGGTGCGCAGCAGCGGCGTCGTCAGGCGATCGCCGGCGGCGACGAAGTCGAAGGCGTAGCGGCCCTTCACGCACAGGTGTCCCTTGTTCACCGCCGCGTCCATCGCCGGCAGCGCCTGCACGATGCGGCCGTCGCGGGTGCCGACCTCGAGCTCGCAGCCGACGCCGCAGTACGGGCAGACGGTGCGCGTCAGGCGCGTCGGCACGCCGTGCTCGCGGACGCTCTGGTCCTGCAGCGCGCCGCTCGGGCAGGCGGTGACGCAGGCGCCGCAGGCCACGCAGGAGCTGGCGAGCAGCGTCGTGCCGGAGTCGGGCCGGATCACCGTCCGGTCGCCGCGCTCCCACGCCCGCCAGACGAACTGGCCCTGGAGGCCGTCGCAGATGCGAACGCAGCGGTAGCAGTCGATGCAGCGTCCCATGTCGACGTGGATGTAGGGGTGCGCGTCGTCCACCGGCGGCGCGTCGGCGCCGCCGCGCGCCGCGTCCGCCAGCCCGTAGGCGCCGACCAGCCGCGCCAGCTCCGAGGCCGCGGGGTCGCGCAGCGCGTCGGCCGGCTGGCGGCGCGCCAGCAGCTCCAGGGTGACGCGCCGGTGCGCCTCCAGCTCCGGCGAGCGCGTCCGCACCTCCATGCCGTCCTCGACCGCCGTCGCGCACGCCGGCACCGGGTGCGCCACGCCGCCGACCTCGACCACGCACAGGCGGCAGGCCGGCTGCGGCGCCAACCGCGGGTCGTGGCACAGCGACGGCACGTCGCAGCCGAGCCGGCGCAGCAGCGGCAGCAGCAGATGCTCGCCGCTCACCTCGTGGATCCGCCCGTCGACTCGGATGCGCATCGCTCGCCCTCGCCGGATCCTTCGCACATCCCCGCCCGATTTGGAGGGGCGCGCGCCGGCGGCTGGGTCGTCCGCGGAAACGGGCTGCTAGGCCGGCGCGCGGACGGTCAGCACCGGCATGCGGGCGTGACGGACGACCTTCTCCGCCACCGAGCCGAGCACCAGGTGCGCGAGGCCCGTTTTCCCATGCGTGCCGAGCACGACGAGGTGGCAGCCGAGCGCCTCCGCGGCGCGCACGATCTCGCCCGCCAGGTCCGGCGGCTCGAGGCCGCCGTCGAAGACATGCACGTGGACCTCCTTCGCGGCGGGGAATCTCCGCTCGGCGAGCGCCCGCAGATGCCGGCGCGCCTCGCGGCGGATCTCGTCGCAGCGATGCTGGCGCCAGGCCGGCTCGCCGCCCGCATCGGTGACCGAGGAGATGTCGACCACCGTCACCAGCTCCACGGCCGCGTCGAGCTGGCGCGCCAGCTCGGCAGCGACGCCGGCCGCCGCCTCGGCGCAGGGGGAGAAGTCGGTCGCGACGAGAATCCGACGGAACGGTGTCATGACGGCTCGCCGTGCGTCCTCAGGATCGCGACGTCGTCGCCGGTGTGGCTGATGTCGTGGTCGCGACCAGGCCGCGGCGCCGCCCGATCGCCTCGCCGACGCGCTCGATCAGGCGCCGCGACGGCTCGCGGTGGCCGCCGATCGACCCGATGTCCGCCTCGATCACGCTCGGTGTGCTCCTCATTGGCCGGCCCTCGGCGCTGCCGCGCTCGTCGGATGATTGAGCAAGGCACGCGCCAGGCGTTGGCGGGCCGGGCCCATCCGCAGGCCCGGCATCGCTTCCCAGCGCTGCCATGCGGCGCATCCCGGGATTGGGAAGCGTCCCGATCGCGTCGTCAGCGCTATGCGGACGCGGTCGAGCGGTCAGTCGCGCCGCGGCGCCTTGGGGCGCGCGCCGCCGGTGGACGCGGACGGCGCGGCGTC
Encoded proteins:
- a CDS encoding amidohydrolase family protein — translated: MRVVDSDQHLYEPRTLWRDHIDPGLRDEALRIEDDAGGTPRLRWRAHELGIAEVQIPGRSDEVGERHRRARAGLPAGERYDDVLPRDYWEPAARAAKLAALGVDEAVLFPNYGLLWERALHASLPALRGNMAAWNRWCAAVARDGGGALHPVGHCTLRDPDWLERELAALARAGVRLAMIAPSLVDGRPLSHPSHDRLWAAFCRHGVTPVFHVADQPRPFADAWYTDQGTAFVPALEAVFLHVPPALGCADLILNGVLERFPDLRLGIVELSAMWVPMFLMMLDGAWAFTRQISGLRADALPLQPSDYFRRQVRVSSFAYEMPSRVVEQLGGNDLLMCCSDYPHSEGTATPLADYAAFGLDATGATAPAFFAGNADFLLRR
- a CDS encoding PAS domain S-box protein produces the protein MSTGGAKKDEATELSPLRRAAIHRAAAYRMAWNVAGGLAATYAVTAPLPLLRAGLPRGGVLFAVTLVAMCAMLWLRRAQARRRLPHRRAHLALGLALAVLVVRVLLGWALIGDDSQIGFLALVILAVGYLCVSAAWAYPLIAAVDLGWLAGHVLSGSPWVNEYLPIFLVATPVALFIHRANDEARLRAEQRRARDRRQKAQLRAATARASESERRFRGIFERIQDVYLRVDTSGRIEMISPSVTRFGYQPHELLGTNAAALFAPTDVERGRALIDSRDPLGDVEMRWRRRDGTELTVSISGSTLRDGSGAVIGFEAILRDISQRKRLEEERREQQAELAHVLRLSSMGEMAAEMAHELTQPLAAMVNYASACARYVRSGRDERAKLLQGLELIAAQGLRAGEIVRRIRSYVAKRPPQREIVDVAALVAQAAHTVAAESARARLPIAIAAPRGEWFASVDAIQIEQVIVNLLLNALEAVTAAADGDRITVSIGADAAGQLEVAVADPGCGLGALAPRIFDPFFSTKPAGLGMGLAISRSIIESHGGLLWATPNPERGTTFRFTLPRAAAVPAAREAAATVH
- a CDS encoding beta-lactamase family protein; the encoded protein is MGVPEGLPIEGFCDPAFAAVRDEFVANFTARGDVGAAVAITVGGRPVVDLWGGWLDGARRHPWQRDTLVNVFSVSKALSTLCALQLVERGLLDLDAPIARCWPAFANAGKESITLRQVLSHRAGLPALRAPLPDGAMLDWPRMTAALETEAPWWTPGTAHGYHVNTFGFLVGEVVRRASGDTLGAWLRAHVAAPLGADVHVGLPAAEHPRVAEFLWPDGLRPPRPERFADEDERMRWNTYWNPPGLSGAGWVNRAEWRQAELPSTNGHATARGIARVYAALAAGGALAGVRVLAPALLEAARREHSNGPDRILQRPSRFGIGFQLTQPERPLGPNPGAFGHFGTGGSVGFCDPEAGVAFAYVMNDLGPRWQNPRNRALMDALYDCL
- the fdhF gene encoding formate dehydrogenase subunit alpha produces the protein MRIRVDGRIHEVSGEHLLLPLLRRLGCDVPSLCHDPRLAPQPACRLCVVEVGGVAHPVPACATAVEDGMEVRTRSPELEAHRRVTLELLARRQPADALRDPAASELARLVGAYGLADAARGGADAPPVDDAHPYIHVDMGRCIDCYRCVRICDGLQGQFVWRAWERGDRTVIRPDSGTTLLASSCVACGACVTACPSGALQDQSVREHGVPTRLTRTVCPYCGVGCELEVGTRDGRIVQALPAMDAAVNKGHLCVKGRYAFDFVAAGDRLTTPLLRTDAGWRAVAWPEAIAVTAARLRAIVDRHGADAVGVLGSARATNEENYVAQKFARVALGTNNVDCCARVCHAPSAAALADVFGTGAATSAFDDIELARTILVCGANASEGHPVIGARIRQRALAGANLIVIDPRRIELARVPGALHLPLHPGANVPVLNALACAIVEAGLVDAAFLRARVDGWEDFRAHVLRFRPEDVGPAAGVAPALLREAARRYAADTPAIAFHGLGMTEHVQGTDAVIALANLALLTGNVGRPGSGVNPLRGQNNVQGSAHMGCEPALLTGSARLAEAAPRFAAAWGAPLPTRPGLRLPGMMDAAARGELKALWAMGYDVLPTNPDVAASHRSLAALELLVVQDIFLNETARAYAHVVLPSACSFEKDGTFMNAERRIQRVRQVLPPPGEARPDWAPLCDVARALGRGDGFGFASAAAIWEEVRAVWPAGRGITYERLEGGGLQWPCPDTAHPGTARLHGESFTAGPRAALRCIEHRPSPEETSADYPLLLVTGRSLYHFNAGTMTMRTPNRVLRPGDRLDISPPDAARYGLAEGDRVRIASRYGSTTLPLHIDDAPREGELFATFNEPATWVNLLTGPHRDRRTDTPEYKRTAVRISKA
- a CDS encoding universal stress protein, with product MTPFRRILVATDFSPCAEAAAGVAAELARQLDAAVELVTVVDISSVTDAGGEPAWRQHRCDEIRREARRHLRALAERRFPAAKEVHVHVFDGGLEPPDLAGEIVRAAEALGCHLVVLGTHGKTGLAHLVLGSVAEKVVRHARMPVLTVRAPA